A single region of the Bacillus cereus genome encodes:
- a CDS encoding ribonuclease J, which yields MKRKENESVKVFALGGVGEIGKNMYCVEIDSEIFIVDAGLMFPGDEMFGIDIVIPDITYLVENQERVKGLFITHGHEDHIGGIVYVLRKLSIPVYATKLTVGLIQEKLGEAGMLGRVDLKTIDSNSTIEFNSTTVSFFGTTHSIPDSVGVCFHTSKGAVVYTGDFKFDQTPIGNNGADLGKMAQIGNEGVLCLLSDSTNAERPGYTGSEKEVGIEISKVFYSAEGRIIVASFASNVHRIQQVFDAAGETGRKVAVVGRSMVKVVDIARRLGYLEVPEGMIISLQEVDNFPEKKVAILTTGSQGEPMAALSRMAKQAHKQISIRKGDTVIIAASPIPGNEISVSKIIDLLFRAGAEVIYYGERKVHVSGHGSQEELKLMLNLMKPKYFVPVHGEFRMQKAHAYLAEDVGIARENIFIVEKGDVIAFGDEEANLVGKVQAGNVLIDGLGVGDVGNIVLRDRKMLSQDGILVVVVTLGKDEKKIISGPEIISRGFVYVRESEALIERSTDIVRMIVEQSIKEYSIEWSMLKQNIRELLGQFLYEETKRKPMILPIIMEV from the coding sequence ATGAAGAGAAAAGAGAATGAGTCTGTTAAAGTATTTGCTCTTGGTGGAGTAGGTGAAATCGGAAAAAACATGTACTGTGTTGAAATTGATTCTGAAATCTTTATTGTAGATGCAGGATTGATGTTCCCGGGAGATGAAATGTTTGGAATTGATATTGTTATTCCTGACATTACATATTTAGTAGAAAATCAAGAGCGAGTAAAAGGATTATTCATTACTCACGGTCATGAGGATCATATTGGTGGAATTGTTTATGTACTTCGCAAATTATCTATTCCAGTATACGCGACGAAATTAACGGTAGGGCTTATACAAGAAAAGCTTGGCGAAGCGGGGATGTTAGGCCGTGTAGACTTAAAAACAATTGACTCGAATTCAACTATAGAGTTTAATTCAACAACTGTGTCATTCTTTGGAACGACACATAGTATTCCGGATTCTGTTGGTGTTTGTTTCCATACATCAAAAGGTGCTGTAGTGTATACAGGAGACTTTAAATTTGATCAAACTCCAATTGGAAATAATGGAGCAGATCTTGGGAAAATGGCGCAAATCGGAAACGAAGGCGTGCTTTGCTTACTATCTGATAGTACAAACGCTGAACGTCCTGGTTATACAGGTTCAGAAAAAGAAGTTGGTATAGAGATTTCAAAAGTGTTCTATAGTGCAGAAGGTCGTATTATTGTTGCTTCATTTGCATCGAATGTACATCGTATCCAACAAGTATTTGATGCAGCTGGTGAAACAGGACGAAAAGTAGCGGTAGTAGGACGCAGTATGGTAAAAGTGGTAGACATTGCAAGACGTCTTGGTTATTTAGAGGTTCCAGAAGGTATGATTATTTCATTACAAGAAGTGGACAATTTCCCAGAGAAAAAGGTAGCTATTTTAACAACAGGTAGTCAAGGTGAGCCAATGGCAGCCCTTTCTAGAATGGCGAAGCAAGCTCATAAACAAATTTCAATTCGTAAAGGTGATACGGTTATTATTGCAGCTTCTCCTATTCCAGGGAATGAAATATCTGTATCGAAAATTATTGATTTGTTATTTAGAGCTGGAGCTGAAGTTATTTATTACGGTGAAAGAAAAGTTCACGTTTCAGGTCATGGTAGCCAAGAAGAATTAAAACTGATGTTGAATTTAATGAAGCCGAAATATTTTGTACCCGTACATGGTGAGTTCCGTATGCAAAAAGCACATGCATATTTAGCGGAAGATGTAGGTATTGCGAGAGAAAATATCTTTATTGTAGAAAAAGGCGATGTAATTGCTTTTGGCGATGAAGAAGCAAACTTAGTTGGTAAAGTGCAAGCTGGCAATGTTTTAATTGATGGATTAGGTGTTGGCGACGTTGGTAATATTGTTCTTCGAGATAGAAAGATGTTATCTCAAGATGGAATTTTAGTTGTTGTTGTGACACTTGGTAAAGATGAAAAGAAAATCATCTCTGGTCCAGAAATTATTTCACGCGGTTTCGTATATGTACGTGAATCAGAAGCATTGATCGAACGTTCTACAGATATTGTACGTATGATTGTTGAACAATCTATTAAAGAATATTCAATTGAATGGTCTATGTTAAAACAAAATATTCGTGAATTATTAGGGCAGTTCTTGTACGAAGAAACGAAGAGAAAGCCAATGATTTTACCGATTATTATGGAAGTATAA
- a CDS encoding DNA translocase FtsK, with the protein MAKQKQRGTKAKARRTIKPTLYYEIVGLTLFALSIITILQLGVVGKSFVLFFRFFFGEWYIIGVLGVIALSVAFVIKRGWPNLLNKRLIGVYLIVLAILMFSHITLFNLLTKDGAVQNTSVIVSTKDYFFLEMKKGPDSVHLGGGMFGALMFATCYFLFDEVGAYIIGIILVILGILCITNKHIGEVLAPVGRILRSQFEVMQGDYKDWRSKRVAEQTEKTKTTRSKRRERVAEQEEAIEPVEEIEIGPPIISNFTENYPVSEETEKRIEENENDLITPPFIEETVPATPEEHPQKKRGEKIVESLEGETKAPPMQFSNVENKDYKLPSLDILKFPKNKQVTNENAEIYENARKLERTFQSFGVKAKVTKVHRGPAVTKYEVYPDMGVKVSKIVSLSDDLALALAAKDIRIEAPIPGKSAVGIEVPNSEVSMVTLREVLDSKANNHPEEKLLIGLGRDITGEAVLARLNKMPHLLVAGATGSGKSVCINGIIVSILMRAKPHEVKLMMIDPKMVELNVYNGVPHLLTPVVTDPKKASQALKKVVSEMERRYELFAHSGTRNIEGYNDHIKEHNSQSEAKQPELPYIVVIVDELADLMMVASSDVEDAIMRLAQMARAAGIHLIIATQRPSVDVITGVIKANIPSRIAFAVSSQTDSRTILDGGGAEKLLGRGDMLFIPIGASKPVRVQGAFLSDDEVERVVEYVVAQQKAQYQEDMIPQDVPETKQEVEDELYDEAIQLVVEMQTASVSMLQRRFRVGYTRAARLIDAMEMNGVVGPYEGSKPREVLIKDVQEKSS; encoded by the coding sequence ATGGCAAAACAAAAGCAAAGAGGGACGAAGGCAAAAGCAAGGCGTACGATAAAGCCAACTTTGTATTATGAAATCGTCGGGTTGACTCTTTTTGCACTTTCAATTATTACGATTTTACAGCTAGGTGTAGTAGGGAAATCGTTTGTGTTATTTTTTCGCTTCTTCTTTGGTGAGTGGTACATAATTGGTGTGTTAGGTGTAATAGCTTTATCTGTTGCGTTTGTTATAAAGCGTGGATGGCCAAACCTTTTAAATAAACGGCTAATAGGTGTTTATTTAATTGTATTAGCAATATTAATGTTTAGTCATATTACATTATTTAATCTTCTTACGAAAGATGGAGCTGTGCAAAATACTTCTGTAATTGTTAGTACAAAAGATTACTTCTTCCTTGAAATGAAAAAGGGCCCAGATAGTGTTCATTTAGGTGGTGGTATGTTCGGTGCGCTTATGTTCGCAACGTGTTATTTCTTATTTGACGAAGTAGGAGCATATATCATTGGAATTATTTTAGTTATACTCGGAATACTGTGTATAACAAATAAGCATATTGGAGAAGTACTTGCTCCTGTAGGGCGAATTCTTAGAAGTCAATTCGAAGTAATGCAAGGGGATTATAAAGATTGGAGATCTAAAAGGGTCGCTGAGCAAACTGAAAAGACAAAAACAACAAGAAGTAAGAGGCGTGAACGAGTTGCCGAACAAGAAGAGGCTATTGAGCCAGTAGAAGAGATAGAAATCGGACCGCCAATTATTTCAAATTTTACTGAGAATTATCCAGTAAGTGAAGAGACGGAAAAGCGGATAGAAGAAAATGAAAATGATTTAATCACTCCTCCGTTTATTGAAGAGACAGTTCCGGCTACACCAGAAGAGCACCCTCAAAAGAAACGAGGAGAAAAAATCGTTGAATCTCTAGAAGGTGAAACGAAAGCGCCTCCTATGCAATTTTCTAATGTGGAAAATAAAGATTATAAGCTTCCTTCGCTTGATATATTAAAGTTTCCAAAAAATAAGCAAGTTACAAATGAAAATGCGGAAATTTATGAAAATGCTCGTAAATTGGAACGTACATTCCAAAGTTTTGGTGTGAAAGCGAAAGTAACAAAAGTACATAGAGGTCCCGCAGTTACGAAGTATGAAGTGTATCCTGATATGGGAGTAAAAGTAAGCAAAATTGTTAGTTTAAGTGATGATTTAGCGCTTGCTTTAGCAGCGAAAGACATTCGTATTGAAGCACCTATTCCCGGGAAATCAGCTGTTGGGATTGAGGTTCCGAATTCAGAAGTTTCTATGGTAACGCTTAGAGAAGTTCTTGATTCAAAGGCGAATAACCATCCAGAAGAGAAGTTATTAATCGGTCTTGGACGTGATATTACAGGAGAGGCTGTATTGGCACGTTTAAATAAAATGCCCCATTTATTAGTAGCTGGTGCGACTGGTAGCGGAAAGAGTGTATGTATTAATGGAATTATTGTAAGTATTTTAATGCGTGCGAAACCGCATGAAGTAAAATTAATGATGATTGATCCGAAAATGGTAGAGTTAAATGTATATAACGGTGTTCCGCATTTATTAACGCCAGTTGTAACTGATCCGAAAAAAGCGTCACAGGCTTTGAAGAAAGTTGTGAGTGAAATGGAGCGTCGTTATGAATTATTCGCGCATAGCGGTACGCGTAACATTGAAGGGTATAACGATCATATTAAAGAGCATAATAGCCAATCGGAAGCGAAACAACCTGAATTACCATATATTGTAGTAATTGTGGACGAGTTAGCTGATTTAATGATGGTTGCTTCTTCTGATGTAGAAGATGCGATTATGCGTTTAGCTCAAATGGCACGTGCTGCTGGTATTCATTTAATTATTGCGACTCAGCGTCCGTCAGTTGATGTAATTACAGGTGTTATTAAAGCGAATATTCCATCGCGTATTGCATTTGCTGTATCTTCCCAAACAGACTCTCGAACGATTCTTGACGGTGGTGGTGCAGAGAAGCTGCTGGGGCGTGGAGATATGTTGTTCATACCAATTGGTGCATCGAAACCTGTTCGTGTACAAGGAGCATTTTTATCAGATGATGAAGTTGAGAGAGTCGTAGAATATGTTGTTGCGCAACAAAAAGCGCAATATCAAGAGGATATGATTCCGCAAGATGTTCCTGAAACAAAGCAGGAAGTAGAAGATGAATTATACGATGAAGCGATTCAACTTGTAGTAGAAATGCAAACAGCATCTGTGTCTATGTTACAACGTAGATTTAGAGTAGGATATACGCGAGCGGCTCGTTTAATCGATGCTATGGAAATGAATGGTGTAGTAGGTCCTTATGAAGGTAGTAAACCGAGGGAAGTACTCATTAAAGATGTGCAAGAAAAAAGTTCTTGA
- a CDS encoding YlzJ-like family protein: MILYTIMPEQLVYPADYSQCESQKVVNVNGVELMVSEEDNQCYSIVRVLSTNPSHYLEFEPGQKITF, translated from the coding sequence ATGATTTTATATACAATTATGCCAGAGCAACTTGTATATCCGGCCGATTATTCACAATGCGAAAGTCAAAAAGTTGTGAATGTAAATGGCGTGGAATTAATGGTTTCTGAGGAGGATAATCAATGTTACTCGATTGTACGTGTGTTAAGTACGAATCCGTCTCACTACCTAGAGTTTGAGCCTGGACAGAAAATTACCTTTTAG
- a CDS encoding ABC transporter ATP-binding protein — MEYVIEMNNITKVFPGIVANDDITLQVKQGEIHALLGENGAGKSTLMNVLFGLYQPEQGEIKIKGKPVKITNPNIANDLGIGMVHQHFMLVHNFTVTENIILGNEPKRKGKIAVEEAAKEIKQLSEQYGLAVDPYAKIEDISVGMQQRVEILKTLYRGAEILIFDEPTAVLTPQEINELIQIMKKLVQEGKSIVLITHKLKEIMEVCDRCTIIRKGKGIGTVDVAKMDEHKLAELMVGRQVNFKTEKIVAKPKEEVLSVANLVVHDARQLPAVKGLDLTVRAGEIVGIAGIDGNGQSELIEAITGLRKVESGSIAIKGKEITNWPVRRITEEGIGHIPEDRHKHGLVLDFSVKDNIVLQTYYKNPFSKKGILNFSKITEKAKALIEQFDVRTPSEQTLARALSGGNQQKAIIAREVDRNPDLLIAAQPTRGLDVGAIEFIHKKLIEQRDNGKAVLLLSLELDEILNVSDRVAVIYEGKIVAIVDAKETNEQQLGLLMAGGTEKEKVNTNG, encoded by the coding sequence ATGGAATACGTAATTGAGATGAACAATATTACAAAAGTATTCCCAGGCATTGTGGCGAATGATGATATTACGCTGCAAGTAAAACAGGGAGAAATACATGCTTTACTTGGAGAAAATGGTGCAGGGAAATCAACGCTAATGAATGTACTGTTCGGTTTGTATCAACCAGAACAGGGAGAGATTAAAATTAAAGGGAAACCTGTAAAAATTACAAATCCGAACATAGCAAATGACCTTGGAATTGGGATGGTCCATCAGCATTTTATGCTTGTTCATAATTTTACAGTTACAGAGAATATTATTCTAGGAAATGAGCCGAAGAGAAAAGGGAAAATCGCTGTTGAAGAGGCTGCAAAAGAAATTAAACAATTATCTGAACAGTACGGTTTAGCTGTTGATCCATATGCAAAGATTGAAGATATTTCGGTTGGGATGCAGCAAAGGGTTGAAATATTAAAGACACTTTATCGTGGTGCGGAGATTTTAATATTTGATGAACCTACTGCGGTGTTAACCCCTCAAGAAATTAATGAATTGATTCAAATTATGAAAAAACTTGTACAAGAAGGGAAATCTATCGTTCTTATTACACATAAGTTGAAAGAAATTATGGAAGTTTGCGATCGTTGTACAATTATTCGTAAAGGTAAAGGGATTGGTACAGTTGACGTTGCGAAAATGGATGAACATAAACTTGCAGAATTAATGGTCGGACGTCAAGTGAATTTTAAAACAGAAAAAATAGTGGCCAAACCGAAAGAAGAGGTTCTGTCTGTTGCGAATCTTGTCGTTCATGATGCACGCCAATTACCTGCTGTAAAAGGCCTTGACTTAACTGTTCGTGCAGGAGAAATTGTTGGGATTGCAGGGATTGATGGAAATGGACAAAGTGAATTAATAGAGGCGATTACTGGTTTACGAAAAGTTGAGTCAGGTTCTATTGCAATTAAAGGAAAAGAAATAACGAATTGGCCTGTTCGAAGAATTACAGAGGAAGGAATTGGTCATATTCCAGAAGACCGTCATAAACACGGGCTAGTGCTTGATTTTTCTGTTAAAGACAATATAGTTTTGCAAACGTACTATAAAAATCCATTTTCAAAGAAGGGGATTTTAAACTTTAGTAAAATCACAGAGAAAGCAAAGGCGCTTATTGAACAGTTTGATGTACGTACGCCTAGCGAACAAACATTAGCGCGTGCTCTATCAGGTGGAAATCAGCAGAAGGCTATCATTGCACGTGAAGTAGATCGTAATCCAGATTTATTAATTGCAGCGCAACCAACACGTGGTTTAGATGTAGGTGCGATTGAATTTATTCATAAGAAGTTAATCGAGCAGAGAGATAATGGGAAAGCGGTATTACTTCTATCGTTAGAACTGGATGAAATTTTAAATGTTAGCGATCGAGTTGCTGTTATATATGAAGGGAAAATTGTAGCGATTGTCGATGCAAAAGAAACAAATGAACAACAGCTTGGTTTGTTGATGGCTGGCGGAACGGAGAAAGAGAAGGTGAATACAAATGGCTAA
- the tepA gene encoding translocation-enhancing protein TepA gives MTERDRYTNEEKEAEPKEIPKEASIVEKIQQLGQTNVPQMNESRIHCLTIVGQVEGHIQLPPQNKTTKYEHIIPQIVAIEQNPKIEGLLLILNTVGGDVEAGLAISEMVASISKPTVSLVLGGGHSIGVPIAVSTDYSFIAETATMTIHPIRLTGLVIGVPQTFEYLDKMQERVIRFVTKHSKVTEDRFKELMFAKGNLTRDIGTNVIGGDAVKYGLIDDVGGIGSALRKLNELIDTRGDNQTEGTMLQ, from the coding sequence ATGACAGAACGTGATCGTTATACAAATGAAGAAAAAGAAGCTGAGCCGAAAGAAATTCCGAAAGAAGCTTCTATAGTGGAGAAAATTCAACAACTTGGACAGACGAATGTACCGCAAATGAATGAATCGCGTATTCATTGTTTAACAATTGTTGGGCAGGTGGAAGGTCATATTCAGTTGCCGCCACAAAATAAAACAACAAAATATGAGCACATCATTCCGCAAATTGTCGCGATCGAACAAAATCCGAAAATTGAAGGCTTACTTTTAATATTAAATACAGTTGGAGGTGACGTTGAAGCTGGGTTAGCAATTTCTGAAATGGTGGCTTCGATTTCAAAACCAACTGTCTCTCTTGTTTTAGGAGGAGGGCATTCAATTGGTGTACCGATTGCGGTCTCAACTGATTATTCATTTATTGCCGAAACAGCGACGATGACAATTCATCCGATTCGTTTAACAGGTCTTGTTATAGGTGTGCCGCAAACATTTGAGTATTTGGATAAAATGCAAGAAAGAGTCATTCGATTTGTGACAAAGCATTCGAAAGTAACGGAAGATCGTTTTAAAGAGCTTATGTTTGCAAAAGGGAATTTGACGCGAGATATTGGGACGAATGTAATAGGTGGAGATGCAGTGAAGTATGGTCTTATAGATGATGTCGGTGGTATTGGTAGCGCGCTGCGGAAGTTAAACGAATTAATTGATACGCGTGGGGACAATCAGACAGAAGGGACAATGCTACAATGA
- a CDS encoding BMP family lipoprotein: MKKKTGLLLSLTLAASTVLGACGNSDKADSDKKGDKEFKVGMVTDVGGVDDKSFNQSAWEGLTKFGKDNNLKKNEGYRYLQSSKDADYIPNLTKFAKDNYNTTFGIGYLMEKSITKVAEQYPKEQFAIVDTVVDKPNVTSITFKDHEGSFLVGAVAAMTTKSNKVGFVGGVKSPLITKFESGFKAGAKAVNPNIEIVSQYADAFDKPEKGSVLASAMYGQGVDVIYHASGATGNGVFTEAKNRKKKGEDVWVIGVDRDQNQEGMPENVTLTSMVKRVDIAVAKVAQEAKDGKLKGGKVEEFGLKDEGVGIAKTTDNVKKVNPEILTKVEEFEKKITAGEIKVPATDEEYKAYEASLKK; the protein is encoded by the coding sequence ATGAAGAAAAAAACAGGTCTTTTATTATCGTTAACATTAGCAGCAAGTACAGTGTTAGGTGCATGTGGTAACTCGGATAAAGCGGATAGTGACAAAAAAGGGGATAAAGAGTTTAAGGTTGGTATGGTTACAGATGTTGGGGGCGTTGATGACAAATCATTCAACCAATCAGCTTGGGAAGGTTTAACGAAATTTGGTAAAGACAACAATTTAAAGAAAAATGAAGGATACCGTTATCTTCAATCAAGTAAAGATGCAGACTATATCCCGAATTTAACGAAATTTGCGAAAGATAATTATAACACAACATTTGGTATTGGTTACTTAATGGAAAAATCAATTACAAAAGTAGCTGAACAGTATCCGAAAGAACAGTTTGCGATTGTAGATACAGTTGTGGATAAGCCAAACGTAACAAGTATTACATTTAAAGACCATGAAGGTTCATTCTTAGTTGGGGCTGTAGCAGCAATGACAACAAAATCAAATAAAGTAGGTTTTGTTGGTGGTGTGAAGAGTCCATTAATTACAAAATTCGAATCAGGTTTTAAAGCTGGTGCAAAAGCAGTAAATCCAAATATCGAAATTGTATCGCAATATGCTGATGCGTTTGATAAGCCAGAAAAAGGATCTGTATTAGCTTCAGCAATGTACGGTCAAGGTGTTGACGTAATTTATCACGCTTCAGGTGCAACTGGTAACGGTGTATTCACAGAAGCGAAAAACCGCAAGAAAAAAGGTGAAGACGTTTGGGTAATCGGTGTTGACCGTGACCAAAACCAAGAAGGTATGCCTGAAAATGTAACTTTAACTTCGATGGTAAAACGTGTTGATATTGCAGTTGCAAAAGTGGCACAAGAAGCGAAAGATGGTAAGTTAAAAGGCGGTAAAGTAGAAGAGTTTGGCTTAAAAGATGAAGGTGTCGGTATTGCGAAAACAACTGACAATGTGAAAAAAGTAAACCCAGAAATTTTAACAAAAGTAGAAGAATTTGAGAAGAAAATTACTGCTGGTGAAATTAAAGTACCTGCGACAGATGAGGAATATAAAGCATACGAAGCTTCTCTAAAGAAATAA
- a CDS encoding GntR family transcriptional regulator: MSVKSDSRHLYLRVIDHIKGKIKDGAYKEKQKLPSEFDLAKELGVSRATLREALRILEEENVVIRRHGVGTFVNAKPLFSSGIEQLSSITDMISSVGKTPGTIFLSSSTTTLTEEEKEKFNCEDGFSAVMIERVRTADGEPVVYCIDKLAKEILPDLSGYNEESLLTVIHNNTHKRITYAVAHIEPIGYHPKISPILECEPETALLVLKQMHYDQNDEPILYSINYFRADKFSFHVLRKRM; this comes from the coding sequence ATGTCAGTAAAATCCGATAGTCGTCACCTATATTTACGGGTGATTGATCACATCAAAGGAAAAATTAAAGATGGGGCTTATAAAGAAAAGCAAAAGTTACCTTCAGAGTTTGATCTAGCGAAAGAGCTTGGTGTAAGTAGGGCAACTTTAAGGGAAGCACTGCGTATTTTAGAAGAAGAAAATGTTGTCATTCGTAGACATGGTGTAGGGACGTTTGTAAATGCGAAGCCGTTATTTTCTTCTGGAATAGAGCAACTTTCTAGTATTACAGATATGATTTCTAGTGTGGGGAAAACACCAGGAACAATCTTTTTATCATCATCTACAACAACTTTAACAGAAGAAGAAAAAGAGAAGTTTAATTGTGAAGATGGCTTTAGTGCAGTAATGATCGAGCGTGTTCGTACAGCGGATGGGGAACCAGTTGTATATTGCATTGATAAACTGGCAAAAGAGATATTACCAGATTTATCGGGATACAATGAGGAATCGCTGCTTACAGTAATACATAATAATACGCACAAGCGAATCACATACGCAGTTGCTCACATTGAGCCGATAGGTTATCATCCGAAAATTTCACCGATTTTAGAATGTGAACCTGAAACGGCACTGCTAGTTTTAAAACAAATGCACTATGATCAAAATGATGAGCCAATCTTATATTCTATTAATTACTTTAGAGCTGATAAATTTAGCTTCCACGTATTAAGAAAACGTATGTAG
- a CDS encoding ABC transporter permease translates to MAKKFLTERTINILVPVLSVIFGLIVGAIVMLVSGYDPIVGYAALWEGMVGNPQAIGETLRTMIPLVLAGLSVAFAFRTGLFNIGVEGQLLVGWLAAVWFGYAVSLPAFLHIPLSILVAAIAGGLWGFIPGYLKGKLKVNEVIVTIMMNYIALYVTYDLIKRFIHEGNEKSYDVQASASLASDWLSSLTDGSRLHWGIVVAIIIAIVMWFLLDRTTLGYELKSVGFNQNASQYAGMKVSRNVVLSMTIAGAFAGIGGAMEGLGTFQSMTAMTSFTGIGFDGIAVALLGGNNPFGILLSALLFGGLKSAAPQMNFEADVPSELINVIIACIIFFVACSYVLRWALTRMSKEGK, encoded by the coding sequence ATGGCTAAAAAATTTTTAACGGAGCGAACAATTAATATTTTAGTTCCCGTATTATCCGTTATTTTTGGTTTAATTGTTGGTGCCATTGTAATGTTAGTTAGTGGATATGATCCAATTGTTGGGTATGCAGCGCTTTGGGAAGGAATGGTTGGGAATCCGCAAGCGATTGGTGAAACGTTACGTACGATGATTCCGCTTGTGTTAGCAGGACTTTCCGTGGCATTTGCATTTCGTACCGGTCTTTTTAACATTGGGGTAGAAGGACAATTATTAGTTGGGTGGCTTGCCGCTGTTTGGTTTGGTTACGCAGTATCGCTACCGGCATTTTTGCATATTCCATTATCTATTTTAGTAGCCGCGATTGCTGGTGGTTTATGGGGTTTTATACCTGGATATTTAAAAGGAAAGCTTAAAGTAAATGAAGTAATTGTAACAATTATGATGAACTACATTGCGCTTTATGTTACGTATGACCTTATTAAACGTTTTATACATGAAGGTAACGAGAAATCTTATGATGTACAGGCGAGTGCTTCATTAGCTTCTGATTGGCTATCTTCATTGACAGATGGATCTCGTTTGCACTGGGGAATTGTTGTAGCTATTATAATTGCTATTGTAATGTGGTTCTTGTTAGATAGAACTACGTTAGGATATGAGTTGAAATCGGTTGGTTTTAACCAAAATGCATCGCAATATGCAGGGATGAAAGTCTCTCGTAATGTTGTATTATCAATGACAATTGCTGGTGCTTTTGCTGGAATTGGTGGGGCAATGGAAGGTCTAGGAACATTCCAAAGTATGACAGCAATGACGTCGTTTACTGGTATTGGATTCGATGGGATTGCGGTAGCTCTTCTTGGAGGAAATAATCCGTTTGGTATATTATTATCGGCTTTACTGTTCGGTGGTTTGAAAAGTGCAGCCCCGCAAATGAATTTTGAAGCAGATGTACCTTCTGAGTTAATTAATGTTATTATCGCATGCATTATTTTCTTTGTTGCTTGCAGTTATGTTTTACGCTGGGCACTTACACGCATGAGCAAGGAGGGGAAATAA
- the dapA gene encoding 4-hydroxy-tetrahydrodipicolinate synthase, whose translation MIDFGTIATAMVTPFDINGNIDFAKTTKLVNYLIDNGTTAIVVGGTTGESPTLTSEEKVALYRHVVSVVDKRVPVIAGTGSNNTHASVELTKKATEVGVDAVMLVAPYYNKPSQEGMYQHFKTIAESTPLPVMLYNVPGRSIVQISVDTVVRLSEIENIVAIKDAGGDVLTMTEIIEKTADDFAVYSGDDGLTLPAMAIGAKGIVSVASHVIGNEMQEMIAAFQAGEFKKAQKLHQLLVRVTDALFMAPSPTPVKTAMQMVGLDVGSVRLPLLPLTEEERVTLQSVMQSIPR comes from the coding sequence ATGATAGATTTTGGGACAATTGCAACCGCGATGGTAACACCGTTTGATATAAACGGGAATATCGATTTTGCAAAGACAACGAAATTGGTAAATTATTTAATTGATAACGGTACAACAGCAATCGTGGTAGGAGGAACGACAGGTGAATCTCCTACATTAACTTCAGAAGAAAAAGTAGCGTTATATCGCCATGTCGTATCTGTTGTCGATAAAAGGGTGCCCGTAATCGCTGGAACAGGTAGCAATAATACGCATGCTTCTGTTGAGCTAACAAAAAAGGCGACTGAAGTTGGTGTTGATGCAGTAATGCTAGTGGCACCGTATTATAACAAACCGAGCCAAGAAGGGATGTATCAGCACTTTAAAACAATTGCTGAAAGCACTCCGCTTCCGGTTATGCTATATAACGTTCCAGGACGATCTATTGTACAAATCTCCGTTGATACAGTTGTTCGTTTATCAGAAATAGAAAACATTGTTGCGATTAAAGATGCAGGCGGCGATGTGCTAACAATGACAGAAATCATTGAAAAAACAGCGGACGACTTTGCAGTATACAGCGGTGATGATGGTTTAACGTTACCAGCTATGGCAATTGGAGCAAAAGGTATTGTTTCTGTAGCATCTCATGTTATCGGCAATGAAATGCAAGAAATGATTGCTGCATTCCAAGCTGGAGAGTTCAAAAAAGCGCAGAAATTACATCAATTACTAGTAAGAGTAACAGATGCACTATTTATGGCGCCAAGCCCAACACCAGTAAAAACAGCAATGCAAATGGTTGGATTAGATGTAGGTTCGGTACGTTTACCACTTCTTCCATTAACAGAAGAAGAAAGAGTAACGTTACAATCTGTAATGCAATCTATTCCTCGTTAA